Proteins encoded in a region of the Streptomyces sp. NBC_01298 genome:
- a CDS encoding agmatine deiminase family protein codes for MTTFRMPAEWTDHEGCLMAWPTRQELWGDVFAEVKAEYAQVAAAIAAFEPVTMVALPGSGDEARALCGEGVEVIELPLDDSWFRDSGPIFVLGQDGSRAGVDFRFNAWGGKHFPYDTDDKIASALLAHLNVDRVDSRMILEGGAITVDGEGTLITTEQCLLHPNRNPDMTKAEIEAELIARLGVTKVIWLPYGGLLDTETDGHVDGVCAFVAPATVVVQLPSDPAHPDYERMRVNRAVLEGSTDAVGRPFTIIDLPQSNLVEVDGKETEVGYLNFYIANGGVVVPVAGTDEDEGALAVIAAALPGRKVVGVRSRVIAYGGGGVHCITQQIPAAARTV; via the coding sequence ATGACGACTTTCCGCATGCCGGCCGAGTGGACGGACCACGAGGGCTGCCTGATGGCCTGGCCGACCCGGCAGGAGCTGTGGGGTGACGTCTTCGCGGAGGTCAAGGCCGAGTACGCCCAGGTCGCCGCCGCGATCGCCGCCTTCGAGCCCGTCACCATGGTCGCGCTGCCCGGCAGCGGTGACGAGGCCCGCGCGCTGTGCGGCGAGGGCGTCGAGGTCATCGAGCTCCCGCTGGACGACTCCTGGTTCCGGGATTCCGGTCCGATCTTCGTGCTCGGGCAGGACGGCAGCCGCGCGGGCGTGGACTTCCGCTTCAACGCCTGGGGCGGCAAGCACTTCCCCTACGACACCGACGACAAGATCGCCTCGGCCCTGCTCGCGCACCTGAACGTGGACCGCGTCGACTCCCGGATGATCCTCGAAGGCGGAGCGATCACGGTCGACGGCGAGGGCACGCTGATCACCACCGAGCAGTGCCTGCTGCACCCGAACCGCAACCCGGACATGACCAAGGCGGAGATCGAGGCCGAACTGATCGCCCGCCTCGGTGTCACCAAGGTCATCTGGCTGCCGTACGGCGGTCTGCTGGACACGGAGACCGACGGCCACGTAGACGGCGTCTGCGCCTTCGTCGCCCCCGCCACCGTCGTCGTCCAGCTCCCGAGCGACCCCGCGCACCCCGACTACGAGCGCATGCGCGTCAACCGAGCCGTCCTGGAGGGGTCCACCGACGCCGTGGGCCGCCCCTTCACGATCATCGACCTGCCGCAGAGCAACCTCGTCGAGGTCGACGGCAAGGAGACCGAGGTCGGCTACCTGAACTTCTACATCGCCAACGGCGGGGTCGTCGTCCCGGTCGCCGGCACCGACGAGGACGAGGGCGCGCTCGCCGTCATCGCGGCCGCGCTGCCCGGCCGCAAGGTCGTCGGAGTCCGCTCGCGCGTGATCGCGTACGGCGGCGGCGGCGTGCACTGCATCACCCAGCAGATCCCCGCGGCCGCCCGCACCGTCTGA
- a CDS encoding ABC transporter substrate-binding protein: MPRSLPWSRATRSAGHASPGRPAAPRASAPRRYALPVAALAALSLVAACSGPPKDGGSGKDTAFKLSAGTPAPAGELDSFTWAVYAEPPTLDYISAFDYPANTILSNVCESLMRWTPQLTMAPGLAEKATHPNDLTWVYDLRAGVRFHDGGVLTADDVVYSLGRQMDPANGAAWNSNFSNVETVTKTGPLQVTVKLKQPDSQFPQYMATAAGVVASKAGVEKAGEDYGTTGSLDCTGPFKLGTWSKGQSIELQRFDGYWGTKAKSAKAVFTFLTDPNARTNALLSGEADGGYLIPTESYDRLRASGAGTLYFGEGLSTVNVNVTSMKGALGDVRVRRALALALDRRGFVKAGLGGAGTVTSSLTTKAIWAGAPAAIRASAFDTLPSPDQNVEAAKRMIEEAGATGKTLTVATSSIGQDVSVLATAIQDAGTKIGLKIQLKTIAPNAFTSLFTDPAAREGIDMFPETYYDSITDPMDLLSNFQTGAYQNYAGYSDPSYDALTDKARAESDPAKRFSAAAELQKKASDQVLWIPVAEWPTAVFLNKRITGAPTTISYLYYPWAADVGAAAR; this comes from the coding sequence ATGCCCAGATCCCTTCCCTGGTCCAGAGCCACCAGGTCCGCCGGCCACGCCTCCCCCGGGCGCCCGGCCGCCCCGCGCGCGTCCGCCCCGCGCCGGTACGCGCTCCCCGTCGCCGCGCTGGCCGCCCTCAGCCTGGTCGCCGCCTGCTCCGGCCCGCCGAAGGACGGCGGGAGCGGGAAGGACACGGCCTTCAAGCTGTCGGCCGGCACCCCCGCCCCCGCGGGCGAGCTCGACTCGTTCACCTGGGCCGTGTACGCGGAACCGCCGACGCTGGACTACATCTCTGCCTTCGACTACCCGGCGAACACGATCCTGTCGAACGTCTGCGAAAGCCTGATGCGGTGGACCCCGCAGCTCACCATGGCTCCGGGGCTGGCCGAGAAGGCCACCCACCCCAATGACCTGACCTGGGTCTACGATCTGCGCGCGGGCGTGCGCTTCCACGACGGCGGCGTGCTGACCGCGGACGACGTGGTCTACAGCCTGGGCCGTCAGATGGACCCGGCGAACGGGGCCGCCTGGAACAGCAACTTCTCCAACGTCGAGACCGTCACCAAGACCGGCCCGCTCCAGGTGACCGTCAAGCTGAAGCAGCCCGACTCCCAGTTCCCCCAGTACATGGCGACCGCCGCCGGTGTCGTGGCCTCCAAGGCCGGGGTGGAGAAGGCGGGCGAGGACTACGGCACCACCGGCAGCCTGGACTGCACCGGCCCCTTCAAGCTGGGCACCTGGAGCAAGGGCCAGTCGATCGAGCTCCAGCGCTTCGACGGCTACTGGGGCACCAAGGCCAAGTCCGCGAAGGCCGTCTTCACCTTCCTCACCGACCCCAACGCCCGGACGAACGCCCTGCTGAGCGGCGAGGCCGACGGCGGCTACCTGATCCCCACCGAGAGCTACGACCGGCTGCGCGCCAGCGGCGCCGGCACCCTCTACTTCGGCGAGGGCCTCAGCACCGTCAACGTCAACGTGACGAGCATGAAGGGCGCGCTCGGCGACGTCCGCGTCCGCCGGGCCCTGGCCCTGGCCCTGGACCGCCGCGGCTTCGTCAAGGCGGGCCTGGGCGGCGCGGGAACCGTCACCAGCTCGCTCACCACCAAGGCGATCTGGGCCGGCGCGCCCGCCGCCATCCGCGCCTCCGCCTTCGACACGCTGCCCTCCCCCGACCAGAACGTCGAGGCGGCCAAGCGGATGATCGAGGAGGCCGGCGCCACCGGCAAGACGCTGACCGTGGCCACCAGCTCGATCGGCCAGGACGTCTCGGTGCTGGCCACCGCGATCCAGGACGCCGGCACCAAGATCGGCCTGAAGATCCAGCTGAAGACCATCGCCCCCAACGCCTTCACCTCGCTCTTCACGGACCCGGCCGCGCGCGAGGGCATCGACATGTTCCCGGAGACGTACTACGACTCCATCACCGACCCGATGGACCTGCTGAGCAACTTCCAGACCGGGGCCTACCAGAACTACGCCGGCTACAGCGACCCGTCCTACGACGCGCTGACCGACAAGGCCCGCGCCGAGTCCGACCCGGCCAAGCGCTTCTCGGCCGCCGCCGAACTCCAGAAGAAGGCCTCCGACCAGGTCCTGTGGATCCCGGTCGCCGAGTGGCCGACCGCGGTCTTCCTGAACAAGCGGATCACCGGCGCGCCCACCACCATCTCCTACCTGTACTACCCGTGGGCCGCCGACGTCGGGGCGGCCGCGCGATGA
- a CDS encoding ABC transporter permease — MSFLRFAVRRLAEMAATLLGASFVIFGALYLAPGNPASFLLGGRSASPEALQAINEHYHLDDPFAVRYLSWLGQVVRGDFGRSITYRTDVSRLLADRLPNTLMLISMALVLVLVFGLVLGWIGAVRGGAADSTILVTTTVAIGTPSFVAAVLLQGLFAVKLGWFPTGGAGEGFGGMLWHLTLPAVALALYLIGMLARVTRAAMLEVLGQEHVTVARSRGVSASQVIRRHVFRNALGTVLTTGGLIVSTLLVCTILVESAFSVGGIGQLLELSTTTKDFPTVQAISLIMVALFMTVNLVVDLLHPLVDPRVTLGPAKKAS; from the coding sequence ATGAGTTTCCTGCGCTTCGCCGTACGGCGGCTGGCCGAGATGGCAGCCACCCTGCTCGGCGCCTCCTTCGTGATCTTCGGCGCGCTGTACCTGGCTCCGGGCAACCCGGCGAGCTTCCTCCTGGGCGGCCGCTCGGCCTCCCCGGAGGCACTGCAGGCGATCAACGAGCACTACCACCTGGACGACCCCTTCGCGGTGCGCTACCTCAGCTGGCTCGGCCAGGTGGTGCGGGGCGACTTCGGCCGCTCGATCACGTACCGCACGGACGTGTCGCGGCTGCTCGCGGACCGACTGCCCAACACCCTGATGCTGATCTCGATGGCGCTCGTACTGGTCCTCGTGTTCGGGCTGGTCCTGGGCTGGATCGGCGCCGTCCGCGGCGGGGCCGCCGACTCCACGATCCTGGTGACGACCACGGTGGCCATCGGCACCCCCTCGTTCGTCGCGGCGGTCCTGCTGCAGGGCCTGTTCGCGGTGAAGCTGGGCTGGTTCCCGACCGGCGGGGCAGGCGAGGGCTTCGGGGGGATGCTCTGGCACCTGACCCTGCCCGCCGTCGCCCTGGCGCTCTACCTGATCGGCATGCTCGCCCGGGTCACCCGGGCCGCGATGCTCGAAGTCCTCGGCCAGGAGCACGTCACGGTCGCCCGCAGCCGGGGCGTCTCCGCGAGCCAGGTCATCCGGCGGCACGTCTTCCGCAACGCGCTCGGCACCGTGCTCACCACCGGCGGCCTCATCGTCTCCACCCTGCTGGTCTGCACCATTCTGGTGGAGTCCGCCTTCAGCGTGGGCGGCATCGGCCAGCTCCTCGAACTCTCCACCACCACCAAGGACTTCCCCACCGTGCAGGCCATCTCCCTCATCATGGTCGCGCTGTTCATGACGGTGAACCTCGTCGTCGACCTGCTCCATCCGCTGGTCGATCCCCGGGTCACCCTCGGCCCCGCGAAGAAGGCCTCGTGA
- a CDS encoding ABC transporter permease — translation MSSVLVRRPGLARLRTSRAPLSLFCTGFVAVVVLVAVLAPWIAPYDPNAVDLANALAGPSADHLLGVDASGRDTFSRLVLGARTSLLGPLGVVTFSTVAGVAIGTAAAWRGGWLDSVLSRSTELVFAFPGMLLAILIVSVYGEGLLAPVIALAIAYLPYVSRLTRSLVLAERARPYVEAYRVQGHSGAQICLRHVVPAVMPVVLAQSAINFGYALIDLAGLAFLGLGVPALTPDWGRMVFDGNAAIQAGYPLSAIVPCVAIVLIVVAFNVVGEAWADKVARRAR, via the coding sequence GTGAGCTCCGTCCTGGTGCGCCGGCCGGGCCTCGCCCGGCTCCGGACCTCCCGCGCCCCCCTCTCCCTGTTCTGTACGGGCTTCGTCGCCGTCGTCGTGCTCGTCGCGGTGCTCGCCCCCTGGATCGCGCCCTACGACCCGAACGCCGTGGACCTCGCGAACGCCCTGGCGGGCCCCTCCGCCGATCACCTCCTCGGCGTCGACGCCTCCGGGCGCGACACCTTCTCCCGGCTGGTCCTGGGCGCCCGCACCTCGCTCCTCGGCCCGCTCGGCGTGGTCACCTTCTCCACCGTGGCCGGCGTGGCGATCGGCACCGCCGCCGCCTGGCGGGGCGGCTGGCTGGACTCGGTGCTCTCCCGCAGCACCGAGCTGGTCTTCGCCTTCCCCGGCATGCTGCTGGCCATCCTGATCGTCTCGGTCTACGGCGAGGGCCTGCTCGCCCCCGTCATCGCCCTGGCCATCGCCTACCTGCCGTACGTCAGCCGGCTGACCCGCTCCCTCGTGCTCGCCGAGCGCGCCCGCCCGTACGTCGAGGCGTACCGGGTGCAAGGACACTCGGGGGCGCAGATCTGCCTGCGCCACGTGGTCCCCGCGGTCATGCCCGTCGTCCTCGCGCAGTCCGCGATCAACTTCGGCTACGCCCTGATCGACCTGGCCGGCCTCGCCTTCCTCGGGCTGGGCGTACCGGCCCTGACCCCGGACTGGGGCCGCATGGTCTTCGACGGCAACGCCGCCATCCAGGCCGGCTACCCGCTCTCCGCGATCGTGCCGTGCGTGGCCATCGTGCTGATCGTGGTCGCCTTCAACGTCGTCGGCGAGGCCTGGGCCGACAAGGTCGCCAGGAGGGCCCGATGA
- a CDS encoding ABC transporter ATP-binding protein, with translation MNTSTAQSARSTPTGLNTLEIEGLRLHLPGAVRPVLDGVGLTVGPRETVALVGESGSGKSLTSRSVLRLLPEGARTEGEVRVAGDDVLTMSPGRLRVLRTSTAAMIFQDPRAAVNPMRRVGDFLTESLRLNAKATKAVAEDRAVAMLEAVGLTADALRKYPGQLSGGMLQRVVIAAALMGDPALILADEPTTALDVTSQAEVIGLLGDLRDRFGTGLLFVTHDLGLAAAISDRVYVMYAGRIVESGPAAELFARPRHPYTAALLDSTPRLDAPRGRLAAIEGRPPSLREELSGCPFAARCVLATDVCTREAPALLPLAGAPDRLASCHHGELMAERERERAGTEGTGTQRPETQRKELHP, from the coding sequence ATGAACACATCGACCGCGCAGAGCGCGCGGAGCACGCCGACCGGACTGAACACCCTTGAAATCGAGGGCCTGCGGCTGCACCTGCCGGGGGCCGTCCGGCCCGTCCTCGACGGCGTCGGACTCACCGTCGGCCCGCGGGAGACCGTGGCGCTGGTCGGCGAGTCCGGCTCGGGCAAGAGCCTGACCTCGCGCAGCGTGCTGCGGCTGCTGCCCGAAGGGGCCCGTACGGAGGGCGAGGTGCGGGTCGCCGGCGACGACGTGCTCACCATGTCACCGGGCCGGCTGCGGGTGCTGCGCACCAGCACGGCGGCCATGATCTTCCAGGACCCCCGGGCGGCCGTCAATCCGATGCGCCGGGTCGGCGACTTCCTCACGGAGAGCCTGCGACTGAACGCCAAGGCCACCAAGGCGGTCGCCGAGGACCGGGCGGTGGCCATGCTGGAGGCCGTCGGCCTCACGGCGGACGCGCTGCGCAAGTACCCCGGACAGCTGTCCGGCGGCATGCTGCAACGGGTCGTGATCGCGGCCGCGCTGATGGGCGATCCCGCCCTGATCCTCGCCGACGAACCCACCACGGCACTGGACGTCACCTCGCAGGCCGAGGTGATCGGCCTCCTCGGCGACCTGCGCGACCGCTTCGGCACGGGGCTGCTGTTCGTCACCCACGACCTCGGCCTCGCCGCCGCGATCAGCGACCGGGTGTACGTGATGTACGCGGGCCGGATCGTGGAATCGGGCCCGGCGGCCGAGCTGTTCGCCCGGCCCCGGCACCCGTACACGGCGGCCCTGCTGGACTCCACCCCGCGCCTGGACGCGCCCCGCGGGCGGCTCGCCGCGATCGAGGGCCGGCCGCCGAGCCTGCGGGAGGAGCTCAGCGGATGCCCCTTCGCCGCGCGCTGCGTGCTCGCGACCGATGTGTGCACCCGGGAGGCTCCGGCGCTGCTGCCGCTCGCCGGTGCACCGGACCGGCTCGCCTCCTGCCACCACGGCGAGCTGATGGCCGAGCGGGAACGGGAACGGGCGGGGACCGAAGGGACCGGGACCCAACGGCCGGAGACACAGCGGAAGGAACTCCACCCATGA
- a CDS encoding ABC transporter ATP-binding protein, with product MSTATGTSAGTTTAATRTVLEVLGLHRTYGNVRAVDDVSFRLPAGGSLGIVGESGSGKTTTARIVVGLEHADEGRVLIHGRDRGDHARGKARRLARAREIQMVFQDPFLSLDPRTTVGAALRETLALHFPGADHARRITELLDQVGLGSREADALPRQLSGGQRQRVAIARALAVEPAVLVLDEAVAALDVSVQAQILNLLFDIREQTGIGYLFITHDLGVVRCVTDDVIVMRSGRIVESGPTQEVLADPQHPYTRLLLESVPRPGWDPRSIAAARRAL from the coding sequence ATGAGCACCGCCACCGGCACGAGCGCCGGCACCACGACCGCCGCCACGAGGACCGTCCTGGAGGTCCTGGGCCTGCACCGGACCTACGGAAACGTCCGGGCCGTGGACGACGTGTCGTTCCGGCTGCCCGCGGGCGGCTCCCTGGGCATCGTCGGCGAGTCCGGTTCGGGCAAGACGACCACGGCCCGCATCGTGGTGGGCCTGGAACACGCGGACGAGGGCCGGGTACTGATCCACGGCCGCGACCGGGGCGACCACGCGCGCGGCAAGGCGCGCCGCCTCGCACGGGCCCGTGAGATCCAGATGGTCTTCCAGGACCCCTTCCTGTCCCTGGACCCGCGCACCACCGTGGGCGCGGCCCTGCGGGAGACCCTCGCCCTGCACTTCCCCGGCGCCGACCACGCGCGCCGGATCACCGAACTGCTCGACCAGGTCGGCCTCGGTTCCCGCGAGGCGGACGCACTGCCCCGGCAGTTGTCGGGAGGGCAGCGCCAGCGCGTGGCGATCGCCCGTGCGCTGGCCGTCGAGCCGGCCGTCCTCGTCCTCGACGAAGCGGTGGCCGCCCTGGACGTCTCGGTGCAGGCGCAGATCCTGAACCTGCTCTTCGACATCCGCGAACAGACCGGCATCGGCTACCTGTTCATCACCCATGACCTCGGCGTAGTGCGCTGCGTGACCGATGACGTGATCGTCATGCGGAGCGGCCGGATCGTCGAGTCGGGCCCGACGCAGGAGGTCCTCGCCGACCCCCAGCACCCCTATACGCGCCTGCTCCTGGAGTCCGTACCCCGCCCGGGGTGGGATCCCCGGAGCATCGCCGCCGCACGACGCGCGCTGTGA
- a CDS encoding agmatine deiminase family protein — protein sequence MNEHVARRLDRRGFLTAAGATAAGAALAAVGGQAFGAARPSAANAAAGYSVPIDTVRHTRTWMAWPDSSTIWGRQLAGVQANIALIAKTIAKYEPVVMCANSASVSKAKSACGSAVTVIGSIPVDDCWMRDSGPVFRTNGAGGLDTVGLNFNGWGNQQTHARDSLVAGRVAAYAGVPFSTASFIGEGGAVETDGAGTLMATRSSLINPDRNPNKTQAQLEDAMCAAYGASKVIWFKGVLGRDITDDHVDATSRFLAEGQGMVQMPLASDTDAWSNDARQQYQILSTSTNALGHPMSVTKMQGPDYNRIRSTSPDFVASYVNFYVCNGAVISSQFGHATADAAAKATLQRAFPGRTVEQLNTDSLGAGGGGIHCVTQQQPVA from the coding sequence ATGAACGAGCACGTCGCACGGAGACTGGACAGACGAGGATTCCTGACGGCAGCGGGCGCCACCGCGGCCGGCGCCGCGCTGGCCGCGGTCGGCGGGCAGGCCTTCGGGGCCGCCCGCCCCTCGGCGGCGAACGCCGCCGCGGGCTACTCCGTACCGATCGACACGGTGCGCCACACCCGGACCTGGATGGCGTGGCCCGACAGCTCCACCATCTGGGGCCGCCAACTCGCGGGAGTACAGGCGAACATAGCGCTCATCGCGAAGACCATCGCGAAGTACGAGCCGGTCGTGATGTGCGCCAACTCGGCGAGCGTCTCGAAGGCGAAGAGCGCCTGCGGATCGGCCGTCACGGTGATCGGCTCGATCCCGGTGGACGACTGCTGGATGCGCGACAGCGGTCCGGTGTTCCGTACGAACGGGGCGGGCGGCCTGGACACCGTCGGCCTGAACTTCAACGGCTGGGGCAACCAGCAGACCCACGCCAGGGACTCCCTGGTCGCCGGCCGGGTCGCGGCCTACGCCGGGGTGCCGTTCAGTACGGCCTCGTTCATCGGCGAGGGCGGCGCGGTGGAGACGGACGGCGCCGGCACGCTCATGGCCACCCGCAGCTCGCTCATCAACCCGGACCGCAATCCCAACAAGACCCAGGCCCAGCTGGAGGACGCCATGTGCGCCGCCTACGGCGCCTCCAAGGTCATCTGGTTCAAGGGCGTCCTCGGCCGGGACATCACCGACGACCACGTCGACGCCACGTCCCGGTTCCTCGCGGAGGGGCAGGGGATGGTGCAGATGCCGCTCGCGAGCGACACGGACGCCTGGTCCAACGACGCGCGCCAGCAGTACCAGATCCTGTCGACCAGCACGAACGCCCTGGGCCACCCGATGTCGGTCACCAAGATGCAGGGCCCCGACTACAACCGGATCCGCTCCACCAGCCCCGACTTCGTCGCCTCCTACGTCAACTTCTACGTGTGCAACGGCGCCGTCATCTCCTCGCAGTTCGGGCACGCCACCGCGGACGCCGCGGCCAAGGCCACCCTCCAGCGGGCCTTCCCGGGCCGGACCGTCGAACAGCTCAACACCGACAGCCTCGGCGCGGGCGGTGGCGGCATCCACTGCGTGACCCAGCAGCAGCCGGTCGCGTAA
- a CDS encoding DUF4440 domain-containing protein — protein MSEVKAELDQLMRLFLGAFTNADGGRPDLGAVREVFIPQGMIIKNIGAEPVIYDLDGFIEPREKILTDGTLTEFREWEVAERTEIFGSIAHRFSEYRKSGYLDGVWFEGTGHKTTQYVRTPDGWRMSAMAWDDVAP, from the coding sequence GTGTCCGAAGTCAAGGCCGAACTCGACCAGCTCATGCGGCTGTTCCTCGGAGCCTTCACCAACGCCGACGGCGGGCGGCCGGATCTGGGCGCCGTCCGCGAGGTGTTCATCCCGCAGGGGATGATCATCAAGAACATCGGGGCCGAGCCCGTGATCTACGACCTCGACGGGTTCATCGAGCCGCGGGAGAAGATCCTCACCGACGGGACCCTGACGGAGTTCCGCGAGTGGGAGGTCGCCGAGCGGACCGAGATCTTCGGATCGATCGCGCACCGGTTCAGCGAGTACCGCAAGTCCGGATACCTCGACGGGGTGTGGTTCGAGGGCACCGGCCACAAGACCACGCAGTACGTCCGGACCCCCGACGGCTGGCGGATGAGCGCGATGGCCTGGGACGACGTCGCCCCGTAG